One segment of Mycolicibacterium neworleansense DNA contains the following:
- a CDS encoding S8 family peptidase, whose product MSSTGDVWADRVLSALGDLEASRQGVDMAALTETVAAKYASKFSERDRQYQNDQPYWHNRVQDAVALLRRRKLVAPKAPKSAAVRLTKAGDDAVAGARERAETAVEPVERVARAAPPEPSKRDPVLAGVVTPPLRAAMAEESNDTPLAIMIELNLTFQPSVAAAIERVGHLWGLIGGPGTPVPLADQFVAGELTPDQIKSLVSADAVPQDWAQRAVYRIWPDFEVHPQIDASSTTIKAVAAQRSFGSFGEGIVWAVVDSGIDETHPHFDAHQNLHDPAVADLHHDFTGGNAPLTDTDGHGTHVAAIIAGGLVGRQSADVVVVEKRLNDPEHGGDPITAPRTVADPDRLAGMAPKAKLVSLKVLGPGDRASRVSRVMQALAYVRKLNAGSERVPRIHGVNLSLGYEFDAEWYACGQSPMCIEVDKTVRSGVVVVVAAGNSGYVSLNTAFSKDSVKFTADMTINDPGNTESAITVGSTHRSSPHTFGVSYFSSRGPTGDGRRKPDLVAPGERITSAAAGDRRAKVTNQIDVGPDVPVYVEESGTSMAAPHVSGAIAAFLSVQREFVSEPEAVKRIFVDSATSLNRDPAFQGSGLVDLMRALQSV is encoded by the coding sequence GTGAGTTCGACTGGGGATGTCTGGGCCGATCGGGTGCTCAGTGCGCTGGGGGATCTGGAAGCGTCGCGACAAGGCGTGGACATGGCCGCGCTGACGGAGACCGTCGCGGCGAAGTACGCGTCGAAGTTCAGCGAGCGCGACCGGCAGTACCAGAACGACCAACCCTATTGGCACAACCGGGTTCAGGACGCTGTCGCGTTGTTGCGCAGGCGGAAGCTGGTCGCCCCGAAGGCACCGAAGAGCGCGGCCGTGCGGTTGACCAAGGCGGGCGACGACGCTGTCGCCGGAGCGCGGGAACGGGCCGAGACGGCGGTCGAGCCCGTCGAGCGGGTCGCCCGGGCCGCCCCACCCGAACCGTCCAAACGCGACCCCGTTCTGGCTGGTGTCGTCACACCACCGCTGCGCGCCGCGATGGCCGAGGAGAGCAACGACACCCCGCTGGCGATCATGATCGAGCTCAACCTGACCTTCCAGCCGTCGGTGGCCGCCGCGATCGAGCGGGTCGGGCATCTGTGGGGGCTGATCGGTGGGCCGGGAACTCCCGTGCCGTTGGCCGACCAGTTCGTGGCCGGGGAGCTCACGCCCGACCAGATCAAGTCGCTGGTGTCCGCCGATGCCGTCCCACAGGACTGGGCGCAGCGCGCGGTCTACCGGATCTGGCCGGACTTCGAGGTGCACCCGCAGATCGACGCCTCCTCCACCACCATCAAGGCCGTCGCCGCTCAGCGGTCGTTCGGCAGCTTCGGCGAGGGAATCGTCTGGGCCGTGGTGGATTCCGGTATCGATGAGACACACCCGCATTTCGATGCCCATCAGAACCTGCACGATCCCGCGGTGGCCGACCTGCACCACGACTTCACCGGGGGCAACGCTCCGCTGACCGACACCGACGGGCACGGCACACATGTGGCCGCGATCATCGCCGGGGGTTTGGTGGGCCGTCAGTCCGCCGACGTCGTGGTGGTCGAGAAGCGGCTCAATGACCCTGAGCACGGCGGCGATCCGATCACCGCACCGCGCACGGTCGCCGATCCGGACCGGTTGGCGGGTATGGCTCCCAAGGCCAAGCTGGTGAGTCTGAAGGTTCTCGGTCCCGGAGACCGGGCCTCCCGCGTGAGCCGCGTGATGCAGGCGTTGGCCTACGTCCGGAAGCTCAACGCCGGGAGTGAGCGGGTGCCGCGGATCCACGGCGTGAACCTCAGCCTGGGATACGAATTCGACGCCGAGTGGTACGCCTGCGGGCAGAGCCCGATGTGCATCGAGGTCGACAAGACCGTGCGCTCGGGTGTGGTGGTGGTCGTGGCCGCGGGCAATTCCGGCTACGTGTCACTGAATACGGCGTTCAGCAAGGATTCGGTGAAGTTCACCGCCGACATGACGATCAACGATCCGGGCAACACCGAGAGCGCGATCACCGTGGGCTCCACCCACCGGAGTTCGCCGCACACCTTCGGCGTCTCGTACTTCTCCTCGCGCGGTCCCACCGGGGACGGGCGGCGCAAGCCCGATCTGGTGGCCCCCGGCGAACGCATCACCTCGGCGGCGGCCGGCGACCGCCGGGCGAAGGTCACCAATCAAATCGACGTCGGACCCGATGTGCCGGTGTACGTCGAGGAAAGCGGCACCAGCATGGCCGCGCCCCATGTGTCCGGCGCGATCGCGGCGTTCCTGTCGGTGCAGCGGGAGTTCGTCAGCGAGCCGGAGGCCGTCAAACGCATCTTCGTCGATTCGGCCACGTCGCTGAATCGGGATCCGGCATTCCAGGGCAGCGGCCTGGTCGATCTCATGCGTGCTCTGCAATCCGTTTGA
- a CDS encoding alpha/beta fold hydrolase — MTNNVADRIWRLVFDAQGDPDPAVLADLKSRIGAAGLTDLIIFSHGWNNDEAAATSLYERWFEKLAPQLDPARTVGFVGLRWPSQLWRDEPIPDFGEPVARDGGGAAALGEEAAVPAGPVTIDPEQLAELKDMFPGGEDELDTIAGLLAAPPSTERVPELLDALRAFSAATQTGFNDGEGDAPDAGPGMLAADQDPEKLFTTFADELASAGVEFDEVGGGAAGLGDFVGRLWHGAKEALRQLSYWKMKNRAGVVGRRGLGPVIDQLHAEFPELRIHLVGHSFGARVVSYALAGMSDVQPSPVKAVTLLQGAYSRFTFTERLPFRQGAGELAGLLSRIDGPLTVCFSSHDRALGTFYPLASAAAGEDAAAAEDPLFRWRAMGSHGAYQSQTQSLGAVNTTYPFQPGQILNLNSSDIVIEDKSPSGAHSDIFHEELTWVVAAAGKLNPA, encoded by the coding sequence ATGACCAACAATGTGGCGGACCGGATCTGGCGGCTGGTGTTCGATGCGCAGGGCGATCCCGATCCGGCCGTGCTGGCCGATCTCAAGAGCCGGATCGGTGCGGCCGGGCTGACCGATCTGATCATCTTCTCCCACGGCTGGAACAACGACGAGGCGGCCGCGACGTCGTTGTACGAGCGGTGGTTCGAAAAGCTGGCACCGCAACTGGACCCGGCGCGCACGGTCGGCTTCGTCGGGCTGCGGTGGCCGTCCCAGCTCTGGCGCGACGAGCCGATCCCGGATTTCGGCGAACCGGTGGCACGTGACGGCGGCGGTGCGGCCGCACTGGGCGAGGAGGCGGCCGTGCCGGCCGGGCCGGTGACCATCGATCCGGAGCAGCTCGCCGAACTCAAGGACATGTTTCCCGGCGGCGAGGACGAGCTGGACACCATCGCCGGCCTGCTGGCCGCCCCGCCCAGCACCGAACGGGTACCGGAACTGCTCGATGCGCTGCGGGCGTTCAGCGCGGCCACCCAGACCGGTTTCAACGACGGCGAGGGCGATGCTCCCGACGCCGGGCCCGGGATGCTCGCGGCAGATCAGGACCCGGAGAAGCTGTTCACCACGTTCGCCGACGAATTGGCCTCGGCTGGTGTGGAATTCGACGAAGTCGGCGGGGGAGCGGCCGGCCTGGGCGATTTCGTGGGCCGGTTGTGGCACGGGGCCAAGGAGGCGCTGCGCCAGCTCAGCTACTGGAAGATGAAGAACCGGGCCGGCGTGGTGGGCCGGCGCGGGCTGGGTCCCGTCATCGACCAGCTGCACGCCGAATTTCCCGAGCTGCGGATCCATCTGGTCGGACACAGCTTCGGCGCCCGGGTGGTGTCGTACGCCCTGGCCGGGATGAGCGATGTCCAACCGTCACCGGTCAAAGCCGTCACCCTGCTGCAGGGGGCGTACTCCCGGTTCACCTTCACCGAGCGGCTGCCGTTCCGGCAGGGGGCCGGTGAGCTGGCCGGGCTGCTCAGCCGGATCGACGGTCCGCTCACGGTCTGTTTCTCCAGCCACGACCGGGCGCTTGGCACGTTCTATCCGCTGGCCTCGGCCGCGGCGGGCGAGGATGCGGCCGCGGCCGAAGATCCGTTGTTCCGCTGGCGGGCCATGGGCTCGCACGGGGCGTATCAGTCGCAAACCCAGAGCCTGGGCGCGGTGAATACCACGTATCCGTTCCAGCCCGGTCAGATCCTGAACCTGAATTCGTCGGATATCGTCATCGAGGACAAAAGTCCCTCGGGAGCGCACAGCGACATCTTCCACGAGGAATTGACCTGGGTTGTCGCCGCTGCCGGGAAATTGAACCCGGCTTGA
- a CDS encoding M20/M25/M40 family metallo-hydrolase translates to MDSVTVPASSADEVVDLVSALIRFDTSNTGDPDTTKGEAECAHWVAEQLQEVGYETEYVEAGAPGRGNVFARLPGADPARGALMIHGHLDVVPAEPADWSVHPFSGAVKDGYVWGRGAVDMKDMVGMAIAVARHFKRSGIVPPRDLVFAFVSDEEHGGTYGANWLVDNRPDLFEGVTEAIGEVGGFSLTVPRKDGGERRLYLIETAEKGLSWMRLTARGRAGHGSMLHDDNAVTAIAGAVDRLGRHQFPLVLNPAVEQFLTAVAEETGYDFDVNSPDLDGTIAKLGGVARIVSATLRDTANPTMLKAGYKANVIPASAEAVIDCRVLPGRKEAFEREVDALIGPDVTRSWERDLPSYETTFDGDLVDAMNAAILALDPEARTVPYMLSGGTDAKSFQRLGIRCFGFAPLRLPPDLDFAALFHGVDERVPVDALQFGAGVLEHFLRNC, encoded by the coding sequence ATGGACTCTGTGACGGTCCCCGCCTCCAGCGCGGACGAGGTAGTCGATCTCGTCAGTGCGCTCATCCGATTCGACACCTCCAACACCGGTGACCCGGACACCACCAAGGGTGAGGCCGAGTGTGCCCACTGGGTGGCCGAGCAGCTGCAAGAGGTCGGCTACGAGACCGAATACGTCGAGGCCGGCGCACCCGGCCGGGGCAATGTGTTCGCCCGGTTGCCCGGTGCAGATCCGGCCCGCGGCGCACTGATGATCCACGGGCATCTCGACGTCGTGCCCGCCGAGCCGGCCGACTGGAGCGTGCACCCGTTCTCGGGTGCGGTCAAGGACGGCTATGTCTGGGGCCGGGGCGCGGTCGACATGAAGGACATGGTCGGGATGGCCATCGCGGTGGCCCGGCATTTCAAGCGGTCCGGGATCGTCCCGCCGCGTGACCTGGTGTTCGCGTTCGTCTCCGACGAGGAGCACGGCGGAACCTATGGTGCGAACTGGCTGGTGGACAACCGGCCCGACCTGTTCGAGGGCGTGACCGAGGCGATCGGCGAGGTGGGCGGCTTCTCCCTGACCGTGCCCCGCAAGGATGGCGGGGAGCGGCGGCTCTACCTGATCGAGACCGCAGAAAAGGGGCTGTCCTGGATGCGGCTGACGGCGCGGGGCCGGGCCGGGCACGGCTCGATGCTGCACGACGACAACGCCGTGACGGCCATTGCCGGCGCGGTGGACCGGCTGGGCCGGCACCAGTTCCCGCTGGTGCTCAACCCGGCCGTCGAGCAGTTCCTCACCGCGGTGGCCGAGGAGACCGGTTACGACTTCGACGTGAACTCGCCGGATCTGGACGGCACCATCGCCAAACTCGGTGGCGTGGCCCGGATCGTCTCGGCCACCCTGCGCGACACCGCCAACCCGACCATGCTCAAGGCCGGCTACAAGGCCAACGTCATTCCCGCGTCAGCGGAGGCCGTGATCGACTGCCGGGTGCTGCCCGGCCGCAAGGAGGCGTTCGAGCGCGAAGTCGACGCGCTGATCGGGCCCGACGTCACCCGCAGCTGGGAGCGTGACCTGCCGTCGTACGAGACCACGTTCGACGGGGACCTGGTGGACGCGATGAACGCGGCGATCCTCGCCCTGGACCCCGAAGCGCGCACGGTGCCCTACATGCTGTCGGGCGGAACCGATGCGAAGTCGTTCCAGCGGTTGGGGATTCGCTGCTTCGGGTTCGCGCCGCTGCGCCTGCCGCCGGACCTGGATTTCGCTGCGCTGTTCCACGGCGTCGATGAGCGGGTACCCGTGGACGCACTGCAGTTCGGGGCCGGCGTTCTGGAACACTTTCTGCGGAACTGCTGA
- a CDS encoding YbhB/YbcL family Raf kinase inhibitor-like protein produces MSTSPYDSLPKLPTFTLTSESVTDGQPLANDQVSGIMGAGGSDVSPQLSWSGFPEETKSFAVTVYDPDAPTASGFWHWAVADLPASVTELPAGAGDGGELPGGAVTLTNDAGLKRYLGAAPPAGHGPHRYYIAVHALPVESLELPEGATPAYLGFNLFGQAIARAVIHGTYEQN; encoded by the coding sequence ATGAGCACATCTCCGTACGACAGCCTGCCGAAGCTGCCGACGTTCACCCTGACCTCCGAATCGGTCACCGACGGACAGCCGCTGGCCAATGACCAGGTCAGCGGGATCATGGGAGCCGGCGGTTCAGACGTCTCGCCGCAGCTGAGCTGGTCGGGCTTCCCGGAGGAGACCAAGAGTTTCGCCGTCACGGTCTACGACCCCGATGCCCCGACCGCGTCAGGTTTCTGGCACTGGGCGGTGGCCGATCTGCCCGCCTCGGTGACCGAGCTGCCCGCCGGCGCCGGTGACGGCGGCGAGCTCCCCGGTGGGGCAGTCACCCTGACCAATGACGCCGGCCTCAAGCGCTACCTGGGCGCGGCCCCGCCGGCCGGTCACGGCCCGCACCGCTACTACATCGCGGTGCACGCGCTGCCCGTGGAGTCGCTGGAACTGCCCGAGGGCGCCACGCCGGCCTACCTGGGCTTCAATCTGTTCGGCCAGGCCATCGCCCGCGCCGTCATCCACGGCACCTACGAGCAGAACTAG
- a CDS encoding quinone-dependent dihydroorotate dehydrogenase: MYAALRRALFLVPPERIHLWVFALLRAVTGPAILRRALARRLAPTDPVLASTVFGVRFPGPMGLAAGFDKDGRGLDTWGALGFGYAEVGTVTAQPQPGNPEPRLFRLPEDHALLNRMGFNNEGAGALAIRLARHTPDVPIGVNIGKTKVTPPEDAVADYAESTRLVSALAAYVVVNVSSPNTPGLRDLQAVESLRPILAAVKAETSKPVLVKIAPDLSDADIDEIADLAVELELAGIVATNTTVSRDGLATPGIGDLGAGGISGRPVAHRSLQVLRRLHSRVGGKLVLISAGGIETADDAWERIISGATLLQGYTGFIYGGGLWAKHIHDGIAERLHAGGFASLTDAIGSAAR; the protein is encoded by the coding sequence ATCTACGCGGCTCTGCGGCGGGCACTGTTCCTGGTGCCCCCGGAACGGATTCACCTGTGGGTCTTCGCCCTTCTGCGCGCCGTCACCGGCCCGGCGATCCTGCGCCGGGCCTTGGCGCGCCGGTTGGCACCCACCGACCCGGTACTGGCCAGCACGGTCTTCGGGGTGCGCTTCCCCGGCCCGATGGGCCTGGCCGCCGGGTTCGACAAGGACGGCCGCGGGCTGGACACCTGGGGCGCGCTCGGCTTCGGATACGCCGAGGTCGGCACGGTGACCGCACAACCGCAGCCGGGTAACCCCGAGCCGCGGCTGTTCCGGCTGCCCGAGGATCACGCGCTGCTCAACCGGATGGGGTTCAACAACGAGGGCGCGGGCGCACTGGCCATCCGGCTGGCCCGCCACACCCCCGACGTACCGATCGGGGTGAACATCGGCAAGACCAAGGTGACACCCCCCGAGGACGCGGTGGCCGATTACGCCGAGAGCACCCGCCTGGTGAGCGCCCTGGCCGCCTACGTGGTCGTCAACGTCAGCTCCCCGAACACCCCTGGTCTGCGGGATCTGCAGGCCGTGGAATCCCTGCGGCCGATCCTGGCCGCGGTCAAGGCCGAGACCAGCAAGCCCGTGCTGGTCAAGATCGCCCCCGATCTCTCCGACGCCGATATCGACGAAATCGCCGACCTGGCAGTCGAATTGGAGTTGGCAGGCATCGTCGCCACCAACACCACCGTGTCGCGTGACGGCCTGGCCACCCCCGGCATCGGCGACCTGGGCGCCGGCGGTATCTCGGGGCGCCCGGTGGCGCACCGGTCCCTGCAGGTGCTGCGCCGGCTGCACTCCCGCGTGGGCGGCAAGCTCGTGCTGATCAGCGCCGGCGGTATCGAAACCGCCGACGACGCGTGGGAGCGGATCATTTCCGGCGCCACGCTGTTGCAGGGCTATACAGGGTTCATCTACGGCGGCGGCTTGTGGGCCAAGCATATTCACGACGGCATCGCCGAACGGCTGCACGCCGGCGGGTTCGCCTCGCTGACAGACGCGATCGGCTCAGCCGCACGCTGA
- a CDS encoding DUF5703 family protein, protein MTTIQQGRMPPGWDKVVAEDRSEEYDWIPLRLPPDVTRISASIRLSIEAEYRGWELTRVRAYTDGSRRVLLRRKKTASSMPGTPQAPAL, encoded by the coding sequence ATGACCACAATCCAGCAGGGCCGCATGCCGCCGGGATGGGACAAGGTCGTCGCCGAGGACCGGTCCGAGGAATACGACTGGATACCGCTGCGGCTACCGCCTGATGTCACCAGGATCAGCGCCTCGATCCGCCTGTCGATCGAGGCCGAGTACCGCGGCTGGGAACTGACCCGGGTGCGGGCCTATACAGATGGGAGCCGACGGGTGCTGTTGCGCCGCAAGAAGACCGCGTCATCCATGCCGGGCACACCCCAGGCGCCTGCGCTGTGA
- a CDS encoding YncE family protein codes for MRPILAGQPVRAGLVALALLLTAGCTSNPADAPPPTIEPAQAAVSPPVAAAPDGEIRELRGHAVGAVFDPATGTLAVLTPGPEGQSTLSLLTGNRPRRDVTLLPAATALTVDGKGDVLASTRGGYFRVNLAETKASKVDVDGQQNVEFTAIALRADGKPVLGSADGAVYTLGDDHTVAARLKIFARVDSLVTQGNTAVVLDRGQTSVTAVNAEGTNAAQALRAGEGATTLAADPQGRVLVADTRGDELLVFGTDPLIMRQRYPVPAAPYGLAGSAELAWVSQTAANTVIGYDLSTGIPVEKVRYRTVQQPNSLAYDDRTDTLYVVSGSGAGVQVIPAASGRP; via the coding sequence TTGCGCCCAATCCTTGCAGGTCAGCCAGTTCGCGCCGGCCTCGTTGCGCTGGCCCTGCTGCTCACCGCGGGCTGCACGTCCAACCCCGCAGATGCCCCGCCGCCCACCATCGAGCCCGCTCAGGCCGCTGTTTCGCCCCCTGTCGCGGCCGCCCCGGACGGCGAGATCCGGGAATTGCGCGGGCACGCCGTCGGCGCCGTGTTCGACCCAGCTACCGGCACGCTGGCCGTGCTGACCCCCGGCCCCGAAGGCCAGTCGACCCTGAGCCTGCTGACCGGCAACCGGCCGCGGCGCGACGTGACACTGCTGCCCGCGGCCACGGCGCTGACCGTCGACGGCAAGGGCGATGTCCTCGCGTCCACCCGAGGCGGGTACTTCCGGGTGAACCTGGCCGAGACCAAGGCCAGCAAAGTCGATGTGGACGGCCAGCAGAACGTCGAGTTCACCGCGATCGCCTTGCGCGCCGACGGCAAGCCGGTCCTGGGCAGTGCCGACGGAGCGGTCTACACACTCGGTGACGACCACACCGTGGCTGCCCGGCTGAAGATCTTCGCCCGGGTGGATTCGCTTGTCACACAGGGCAATACCGCGGTGGTTCTGGATCGCGGTCAAACCTCGGTGACGGCCGTCAACGCCGAAGGGACCAACGCCGCGCAGGCATTGCGGGCCGGCGAGGGCGCCACCACCTTGGCCGCCGATCCGCAGGGACGGGTGCTGGTCGCCGATACCCGTGGCGACGAGCTACTGGTGTTCGGCACCGACCCGTTGATCATGCGGCAGCGCTACCCGGTGCCCGCCGCCCCGTACGGACTGGCCGGATCCGCCGAGCTGGCCTGGGTGTCGCAAACCGCGGCCAATACCGTGATTGGTTACGATCTGTCCACCGGCATACCGGTGGAAAAGGTGCGTTATCGAACCGTGCAGCAACCGAACTCCCTGGCCTACGACGACAGGACGGACACCCTCTACGTGGTGTCCGGCTCGGGAGCCGGTGTGCAGGTGATCCCCGCCGCGTCGGGTCGCCCATGA
- a CDS encoding undecaprenyl-diphosphate phosphatase translates to MSWLQVIVLSIVQGLTEFLPVSSSGHLAITSRVFFADDAGASFTAVTQLGTELAVLVYFARDIARIIKAWFSGLFDAAHRSADYWLGWWVIIGSIPIGVFGLLFKDEIRTGARNLWLVATALIVFSAVIAAAEYYGRQVRRVEQLTWRDSIIVGLAQCLALVPGVSRSGATISAGLFLGMEREVAARFGFLLAIPAVFASGLFSLPDAFHPVGEGMSATGVQLLVSTVIAFVVGFAAVAWFLKFLVTHSMYWFVGYRVVLGVVVLALLGTGVVAAQ, encoded by the coding sequence ATGTCCTGGCTGCAAGTGATTGTGTTGTCGATTGTCCAGGGGCTCACCGAGTTTCTGCCGGTCTCGTCCTCGGGACACCTGGCGATCACCTCTCGGGTGTTCTTCGCCGACGACGCCGGCGCCTCGTTCACAGCGGTTACCCAGCTGGGAACCGAGCTCGCGGTGCTGGTGTACTTCGCCCGCGACATCGCCCGCATCATCAAGGCCTGGTTCAGCGGGCTGTTCGATGCGGCGCACCGGTCGGCCGACTACTGGCTGGGCTGGTGGGTGATCATCGGCAGCATTCCGATCGGCGTGTTCGGTCTGCTGTTCAAGGATGAAATCCGTACCGGCGCACGCAATCTGTGGCTGGTGGCCACGGCGCTGATCGTGTTCTCGGCCGTGATCGCCGCAGCCGAGTACTACGGCAGGCAGGTCCGCCGCGTCGAGCAGCTGACCTGGCGGGACAGCATCATCGTCGGCCTGGCCCAGTGCCTGGCGTTGGTGCCGGGAGTGTCGCGCTCCGGTGCGACCATCAGCGCCGGACTTTTCCTGGGCATGGAACGTGAGGTGGCCGCCCGCTTCGGTTTCCTGCTGGCGATTCCGGCGGTGTTCGCGTCGGGATTGTTTTCCCTGCCCGATGCGTTCCATCCGGTCGGGGAGGGGATGAGCGCCACCGGCGTCCAGCTCTTGGTGTCCACCGTGATCGCTTTCGTCGTCGGTTTCGCCGCGGTTGCCTGGTTCCTGAAATTCCTGGTGACGCACAGCATGTACTGGTTCGTCGGCTACCGGGTGGTGCTGGGCGTGGTAGTGCTGGCCCTGCTGGGTACCGGGGTGGTGGCGGCGCAATGA
- a CDS encoding histidine phosphatase family protein, giving the protein MTVILLRHGRSTSNTAHTLAGRSEGVDLDERGVEQAAGLVGRIGELPVTAIVHSPLLRCERTVAPLAQALALAPIVDDRLTEVDYGSWTGRAIGELVKEPLWSVVQQQPSAAVFPEGEGLAQVQARAVAAVRERDRALAEQHGADVLWVACTHGDVIKAVLADALGVHLDGFQRITADPASMSVIRYTELRPFVMHINHTGTQLSAGLAAKPATDAVVGGSTN; this is encoded by the coding sequence GTGACGGTGATCCTGCTGCGGCACGGGCGTTCCACGTCGAACACCGCGCACACGCTGGCCGGCCGCAGCGAGGGCGTCGACCTCGACGAGCGGGGTGTCGAGCAGGCGGCCGGCCTGGTCGGGCGCATCGGGGAGCTACCGGTGACCGCGATCGTGCACTCGCCGCTGTTGCGCTGCGAGCGAACGGTGGCGCCGCTGGCCCAGGCCCTGGCACTGGCGCCGATCGTCGACGACCGGCTCACCGAGGTGGACTACGGCAGCTGGACCGGCCGTGCCATCGGCGAGCTCGTCAAGGAACCGCTGTGGTCGGTCGTGCAGCAGCAGCCAAGCGCGGCGGTGTTCCCCGAGGGCGAGGGCCTGGCCCAGGTGCAGGCCCGTGCGGTCGCCGCGGTGCGGGAACGTGACCGCGCGCTGGCCGAGCAGCACGGCGCCGACGTGCTGTGGGTGGCCTGCACACACGGCGACGTGATCAAGGCGGTGCTGGCCGATGCGCTGGGCGTGCATCTTGACGGCTTCCAGCGCATCACCGCCGACCCGGCGTCGATGAGCGTCATCCGTTACACCGAGCTCCGTCCGTTCGTGATGCACATCAACCACACCGGCACGCAGTTGAGTGCCGGACTGGCGGCCAAACCCGCCACCGACGCCGTAGTGGGTGGGTCCACCAACTGA
- a CDS encoding DUF3090 domain-containing protein, whose translation MARAIHVFRTPDRFVAGTVGQPGNRTFYLQAVHDKRVISVILEKQQVAVLAERIAALLTEINRRFGTPIPPDTGEVSDLLPLVTPVDAEFRVGTMGLGWDSEAQTVVVELLAVSEGEFDASVVLDDAEDGPDAVRVFLTPESAREFATRSNRVISAGRPPCPLCDEPLDPDGHICVRTNGYRRGEVAGSEDDTDA comes from the coding sequence ATGGCCCGCGCAATTCATGTTTTCCGCACTCCCGACCGCTTTGTGGCCGGGACCGTCGGCCAACCCGGTAATCGGACGTTCTATCTGCAGGCTGTCCACGACAAACGCGTGATCTCGGTGATCCTGGAAAAGCAGCAGGTCGCGGTCCTGGCCGAGCGGATCGCGGCCCTGTTGACCGAGATCAACCGTCGCTTCGGCACGCCGATCCCGCCGGACACCGGCGAGGTGAGTGACCTGCTGCCGCTGGTCACCCCGGTCGATGCCGAGTTCCGGGTCGGGACGATGGGGCTGGGCTGGGACTCGGAGGCGCAGACCGTCGTGGTGGAGTTGCTCGCGGTTTCTGAAGGCGAGTTCGACGCCTCGGTGGTGCTCGACGACGCCGAGGACGGGCCCGACGCCGTGCGGGTGTTCCTCACCCCGGAGTCGGCGCGGGAATTCGCCACCCGATCCAACCGGGTGATCTCGGCCGGACGCCCGCCCTGCCCGCTGTGCGACGAGCCGCTGGACCCCGATGGCCACATCTGCGTGCGTACCAACGGCTATCGGCGCGGTGAGGTGGCCGGGTCCGAAGATGACACCGACGCCTAG
- a CDS encoding SCO1664 family protein, with amino-acid sequence MTPTPSTGPDDGAVLAGGELTVIGRIRSASNATFLCEATLRERQVHCVYKPIRGEAPLWDFPDGTLAGRELSAYLVSAALGWNIVPRTIIRDGPAGPGMLQLWVDQPGDQVGDQPDAGPDLVDLLPAGHLPPGFLPILQAYDYAGDEVTLVHADDPRLFRMAVFDVLINNADRKGGHILAGIDGGVYGVDHGVSLHVEDKLRTVLWGWSGKPVDDETLADVAALRDGFGGVAEQLCAHITDAEIAALRSRIVGLLDNPVMPTPDRHRPIPWPAF; translated from the coding sequence ATGACACCGACGCCTAGCACCGGCCCCGACGACGGCGCGGTACTGGCCGGTGGTGAGTTGACGGTGATCGGCCGGATCCGGTCGGCCAGCAACGCCACGTTCCTGTGCGAGGCGACCCTTCGCGAACGGCAGGTGCACTGCGTGTACAAGCCGATCCGGGGCGAGGCGCCGCTGTGGGATTTTCCCGACGGCACACTGGCCGGCCGCGAGCTGAGCGCCTATCTGGTGTCGGCGGCCCTGGGCTGGAACATCGTGCCGCGCACCATTATTCGCGACGGTCCGGCCGGCCCGGGCATGTTGCAGCTGTGGGTGGACCAGCCCGGGGACCAGGTTGGGGACCAGCCCGATGCCGGTCCGGACTTGGTGGATCTGCTGCCGGCCGGCCACCTGCCGCCGGGATTCCTGCCGATCCTGCAGGCTTACGACTACGCCGGTGACGAGGTGACGCTCGTGCACGCAGACGATCCGCGGCTGTTCCGGATGGCGGTGTTCGACGTGCTGATCAACAACGCCGACCGCAAGGGCGGGCACATCCTGGCCGGGATCGACGGTGGCGTGTACGGCGTCGACCACGGGGTGAGCCTGCATGTCGAGGACAAGCTGCGGACCGTGTTGTGGGGCTGGTCAGGCAAGCCCGTCGACGACGAAACCCTGGCCGACGTCGCGGCGCTACGGGACGGGTTCGGCGGGGTGGCCGAGCAGCTGTGCGCACACATCACCGACGCCGAGATCGCCGCGTTGCGGTCCAGAATCGTTGGATTACTGGACAACCCGGTGATGCCGACGCCCGATCGGCACCGGCCGATCCCGTGGCCGGCCTTCTAG